CCAGCTTTTCGAAATCGGTGCGAACGGCTCCGCCGGCGACCCCTCGGGGCGGCGGATCGTCAACCGCAAAGCGCCGCGCTCGATCGTCACCGCCGAGACCGGATAGGCCCAACCGCCGCCGAGGTGAACGAGGTAGCGTCCCACATCCGGAGTTGGCCCGAGCGGCGCGAGTTGCAGCCGGGTCACCGTGGCGAGTTCGACGGCGATGGTTTGACCGTCGTCGGTTTGGATCGTGGCTTGGTCGGCGTCGAGTTCGAGCACGACGCCACGGAGCACATCATCGTTGGCCAGCCGGAGCACGTCGGTCGCACTGGGCATGCTCGGCAGTGACTGTCCGTACGGCACCATGCCCGCGATGGCCGAAAGATCGACCGCGATCTCGCCGACGTTCGCGTCATCGAAGTGCAGCGTTTCGCCGACGGTCTCGATCGGTCGGCCGACCAGCCTGCCGCCGCCACGCAGGTGCAACGCGAACGTCCCACGCCGGGCATCGAGAGCGGGCGAGGTCCGATCGACACGCACGATCTGATCCCACGGGATGACGGTTGCCGTGTCGATGCTGACGCCGGCTTCGGGGTCGATCTTCAGAATCTCGGCGTCGATGGAACTGCCGTCGGTCTGAACCACACGCAACTGCGCGAACACGGTAACGGGCAGCGACAATGCGAGCGCGATGGCAAGGGCAACACGCATCAGCTTCCCGGCCCTTTCCCGCTGAACACCGGCAAGTAACGGTTGGGCATTTGCAGGATGATCAACGCCATCGACGTGGCGTACTCGTCGTTGACCTCGCCGGACCACGCGCCGCTGGTGGCGTTCTGGTTGGCGAGGAGTTCTTCGCGGATGGCCGGGAACCACTGCGCCCACCACTCGCCGCCGGCGAGGAAGGCGGCCTGGGCGGCGTAGTAGTGGCCGTAGTAGTAGTGTGCCTGACGACCGCCCCGGCCCTGGCCGGGGATGTTGCGGAGCAAGTACGCCAACGCCCGCTCGACCTCCGGGCCTTCGCTGATGCCCGCGTAGTACAGACTCGCGAGCCCGGCAGCGCTGCGGGGAAACGCGCTGCTGCCGTGCGCACGCCCGGCGGCGAGCATGTACGAAAAGCCGCCGTCGGCAGTCTGGCATTTTTTGACGTACTCGACCGCGCGGTCGATCACTTCGGCGTCGACGTTGATCCCTGCATCACGCGCCGCACGCAACGCCATGATCTGGCAAATCGTGACGGAAACGTCCGCGTCGACCGGGGCCGGTTGGTAGCGCCAGCCGCCTTCGTGGTTCTGGGACTTCTCGATGAGCTTGACGGCGTCCTTGAGCACCTCCTTGATCCGCGGGTCGCCGGTCATGCCGTAAACCTCGCCAAGGAAAAGCGCGGCAAAGCCATGGGAGTACATCACGCCGTGAGCATTCTCGGCGCTAAGCAGACCGGACGGCTGGGCGGTGTCGAGGATGTAATCAACGGCGCGGGCGACGTTGTCGCCGTAAATGCCCCGACCCGGCAGGTTGCCGGCGGACATGAACGCCAACGCGGCCAGCGAAGTAATAGCGCTCGATGCGCCGACACCACCACGCGCACCGAACGAACCGTTGTCGTTCTGCCGGGTGGACAGGTAGGCCAATCCACGCTCGATCGCACGGCGCGCTTCGGGCGTGATCTCTTCACCGGTGATGGGGTCGAATCGTTCCTGGCCGTTGCCGGGCAACGGGGCTTCCTGAGCCAGCGCGGGAGATGTCAGTAACGCCGCGGCCAGCAACGGTGAGATCGGGAGGTTCCGCATTATTCGCCCTGCGCTTTCTCGTTGAGGCCTCTGTAATAGTCACGAACCAACTGTTCGTAGGCCGGCAGTGTTTGGTCGTCGGTGCCTTCGATAACGGCTTGGCGCTGGCGTTCGGTGAGTTGGCCCCACTCGTTGACGGCGCCGGCGATGTCGCCGCCGGTAACGGCTTCGCCGACGTCCATCTCACGCGTGCCGTCAGTGCTGTCCTCGGCGTTGCCCTGGGCGGCGGCGTTTTGCTGGGCGTTGGCTTGTCCGCCTTGCGGCTGCCCTTGATTGGGCTGGGCCGCTTGCTGCTCGCCGCCTCCGCCGCCCTGCTGTTGTTGCTGTTGCGACTGCTGCTCGCGAGCTTGTGCGATCAGGTCGTCGAAGTCGAGCTGGATACGACGCTGGATGATCTGCGTCGTCTTACCCGGGTCGTGGTTGATCGCGAGGCGTTGGCGGCTGCGGGCCATCCGGTCGCCGATGCGATTGACCTGTTTTTCCTGGGCGTTTTGGCCTTCGTTACCGCCGAGCAACTCGGCCATGAGCTCGTCGTCCTCGACCTCCTGCTCGGTGACTTCCTCGGGCAGTTGGTCGCGATTGTCCGGTTCGGGACCGAGTTGCATCTCGCCACGGGAGGCTTTCCGCAAGAGCTCGTCGAGCAGGTTACGCATCTCGCCCTGACGTGCCCCGAGGCGTTCGAGTTCGCCTTCATTACGGGGCTCGATCGCGGCCTGTTCGATCGTCGCGTCGTTGACCGTTTGCTGAATCGACTGCAAAAGCTTCAGCTCGGTCACGGTTGGGAAGGACGGCTGATCGCCACCGCCGCCGCCTCCACCACCACCGCCCTGCTGGCGTTGCTCGAACTCCTGTTCCCGTGGCTCCTGCTTGAGGTTCTCGATCATCGCGTCCAACTGCGCGATCACCGTCGCCTGCTGGGCCTGCGTGCCGGCGGCGGTGTCGGAGTCGGCGAGCTTTTGCTTGACGGCGTTCATGCCGTCACGGACCTGGTTGGCGGTCCAGACGTAGACGACACCACCGAGGCCGGCGAGGTCGCTGCTGATGCCGTTCATCGAATCGGCAAGCTTGCCCTGACCGGCGGGCATCCGCGTCAACTCCAAGCGGTCGGCGCGGTTGAGTTCACCGGCGACACGCTTGGCCTCCAGCTCGGCGGTCCGCTCGTTGATCGCGATCTGATCGGTGCGCGTTTGGATCAATCGCTGTCGGATCGCGTCGCGTTGCTGTTGGGCGACCTGTTCGTCGACCTCGTTCTTCTGTTCGTCGAGCAGCGTCTTGGCTTCACGAAGCGAGGCGAGGGCTTCGTCCATCGACGGGTAGGCGCCGGGCAGGTCGCGGTCGCGGAGCATGATGATCGCACGCTCCATGCGGCCGGCGGCACGGGTCAGCTTGGCCGCGACTTCGCCGCCGTTGCGTTGCTCCTCGGCGTCCTTGGAGATCGACCGCGTGTTGCGTTCGGTCTGCTGCTGCGACTGGGAGAGGATGTTGGCGTCGAGGCGATCGGGCGGGACGGGATTGCCCTCGGCGTCGAGGCGTTCGGCGGTCGCGAGCAGTTCGGCGACGACCTCTGCCGCGACGGCTTCGAGCCCCTCGGCACCACGCAGGGCGAGGTTGTCGACGTTGTGCCCGGCCTGCCGACGGATGAGCGTCGCGACCTGTTCCTGCAACTCGGCGAGCTTGCGCTGCATGCGGGCGAGTTGCTGCTTCTCGGCCTCCTTGAGATCCCTGAGGATCATCTCCATGCCGAGCTCAACCTGCTGCTGGTTCTGCTGGGCCTGTTGGCCGGCGTTCTGCTCGGTTTGCTCGGCGGCTTCCTGCTGCTGCTGGGTGACGTTGCGGCGTTGAGCGGTCTGGGCGGCCTGCTGCATCGCCTCGGACGCCTCGGGGTCCGACTGCTTCATCTGCTCGGCCATCTTCTCCATCTGCTCGATGGCCTTCTGCGTCTGCTCGGCGACCTCGCGTTGCTGCTCCGCGGCGGCGTCGAGTTTTTCCTGCGTGTCTTCCCCGACATCGGCGCGGTCCTTGCCGCGCTCCTGGTTGACGGCTTCGCGCGTGGCCTGGGCGGCTTCGCGTTGCTTATCGAGGAGGTTTTCAAGTTGTTCGATCGCGCCGCGCAGCGAGCCGATGTTTTCCATCTGCTGGATCGCGTCTTCCAGTTGAGCGACGGCCTGCTGTTGGGCTTGGCCGGCGTCTTCGAGGGCTTGTTCGCGGCGTGGCTGGGCGGCCTTCTCGGAGGCGGCCGTGGAGAGTTCACCGGTCGCCTCCTTCATCGGCTCTTCCGCCGCACGCTCGAGCTTCTCGGCAACGGTCTCGGTCAGATCCGTAAGATCCTCGTCTTCCGACGCGTTCTCTTCAAGGCGGTCTTGCAGTTCCTGCACCTGCTGGGCCAGTCGCTTGGCGGCACCGGCGGCGGCGCTTTGGTCGCGCACCAGGCGTTTGGCCGTTGCCTGGTCCGCTTCGTCGAGCTCCTGCTTGTCGCGCGTGTCCTGGGCGAGGTCGCTGGTCTCCTGCCGGGTGCGTTCCTGTCGGCCGCGCACGGCGGAGACCTGATCGCGGATTTGACGCAGGTCGTCGATGATCTCGTTGGAGAGGTCTTCTTGCGAAATGATCGTGATGCGGAGCTTACCGGAGAGCGCGGGTGCGTGGCGGGAGCCGGCGCGTTCGTAGTTGTCCTGGGCGGCGAGTTGGTACTCGAGCACGTCGCCGGGTTCGAGGTCGGCCCCGTCGAGATCGGCAGGCTTCCAGTCGTGGACGAGGCGGAAGCGCACGCCGGTGTCGCCGCGCTGGGAGCGGGTCCAACCGACGCCGTCGACCGGCTCGGCCTCCGCGACCAGCGGCACCACCCAGTCCACCGGTTCCTCGTCGGGGCCGCCCAGCTTGCGAACACGCAGCTCGAC
The Planctomycetota bacterium DNA segment above includes these coding regions:
- a CDS encoding NPCBM/NEW2 domain-containing protein, yielding MRVALAIALALSLPVTVFAQLRVVQTDGSSIDAEILKIDPEAGVSIDTATVIPWDQIVRVDRTSPALDARRGTFALHLRGGGRLVGRPIETVGETLHFDDANVGEIAVDLSAIAGMVPYGQSLPSMPSATDVLRLANDDVLRGVVLELDADQATIQTDDGQTIAVELATVTRLQLAPLGPTPDVGRYLVHLGGGWAYPVSAVTIERGALRLTIRRPEGSPAEPFAPISKSWLDQIEQVGGPVRFVSDLTPTDATMTPYLAASDAGTTVPYLVEERNLRVRPRSTLTFDIPEGFTHLRFGYELAPGHRPLGDVSVRVLLDGVSIHEARNVTSAVAVRLDLDIAGGSSLTLEVDYGENFDVQDELLWLEPTFLKR
- a CDS encoding prenyltransferase/squalene oxidase repeat-containing protein; protein product: MRNLPISPLLAAALLTSPALAQEAPLPGNGQERFDPITGEEITPEARRAIERGLAYLSTRQNDNGSFGARGGVGASSAITSLAALAFMSAGNLPGRGIYGDNVARAVDYILDTAQPSGLLSAENAHGVMYSHGFAALFLGEVYGMTGDPRIKEVLKDAVKLIEKSQNHEGGWRYQPAPVDADVSVTICQIMALRAARDAGINVDAEVIDRAVEYVKKCQTADGGFSYMLAAGRAHGSSAFPRSAAGLASLYYAGISEGPEVERALAYLLRNIPGQGRGGRQAHYYYGHYYAAQAAFLAGGEWWAQWFPAIREELLANQNATSGAWSGEVNDEYATSMALIILQMPNRYLPVFSGKGPGS